One Paenibacillus sp. FSL H7-0737 DNA segment encodes these proteins:
- a CDS encoding Gfo/Idh/MocA family protein yields MTIRFGVIGTNFITDRFVQAGLENEEFILTAVYSRTMEKGQAFAAKYAGATIYTNLEDMVSSKDVDAIYIASPNSMHAEQAIMCLNHGKHVLCEKPAASNSAELRAMIEAAQNNDVLLVEAMKSTFMPNFGVIRDNLYKIGQVRRYFASYCQYSSRYDAYRQGTVLNAFNPAFSNGSLMDLGVYCLYPMVVLFGKPKSVKAVGLMLSSGVDGEGSIVMQYDDMDAVVMHSKIADSYLPAEIQGESGTMVIDKINQPYQVKIHYRDGTVEELTQPQVFESMYYEVEEFINLIKNGERESRVNTHANSLAVAEVMEEARAQIGLRYAADL; encoded by the coding sequence ATGACAATTCGTTTCGGGGTCATTGGAACAAACTTTATTACAGACCGCTTCGTGCAAGCCGGCTTGGAGAATGAGGAGTTTATCCTGACAGCCGTGTACTCCCGCACAATGGAGAAAGGTCAGGCCTTTGCTGCAAAATATGCTGGAGCTACAATTTATACGAATTTGGAAGATATGGTTTCCAGTAAAGATGTCGATGCTATTTACATTGCAAGCCCGAACTCCATGCATGCTGAGCAGGCGATTATGTGCTTAAATCATGGCAAACATGTGCTCTGTGAGAAACCAGCTGCCTCAAACAGTGCTGAGCTTAGAGCAATGATTGAAGCCGCTCAGAACAATGATGTGTTGTTGGTAGAAGCAATGAAATCGACCTTCATGCCGAATTTCGGAGTGATCAGAGACAATTTGTATAAGATTGGTCAAGTACGTCGTTATTTTGCGAGCTATTGTCAATACTCATCGAGATATGACGCCTATAGACAGGGAACGGTATTAAATGCTTTTAACCCAGCCTTCTCTAATGGCTCGTTGATGGATCTTGGCGTTTACTGTCTGTATCCTATGGTAGTGTTGTTCGGGAAACCGAAGTCTGTAAAGGCCGTGGGTCTAATGCTCTCTTCTGGAGTGGATGGAGAAGGAAGTATTGTCATGCAATATGATGATATGGATGCAGTTGTGATGCATTCCAAGATCGCTGATTCCTATTTGCCAGCCGAGATTCAAGGGGAAAGTGGTACAATGGTGATCGATAAGATCAACCAACCTTACCAAGTGAAGATTCATTATCGCGACGGAACCGTTGAGGAACTTACGCAGCCTCAGGTATTCGAGTCTATGTATTATGAGGTTGAGGAATTTATCAACTTAATTAAGAATGGTGAACGGGAAAGCAGAGTTAATACACATGCGAATTCCTTGGCAGTAGCAGAAGTTATGGAGGAAGCCAGAGCACAGATCGGCCTCCGCTATGCCGCAGATCTTTAA
- a CDS encoding radical SAM/SPASM domain-containing protein: MKTFKKVYIEITSVCNLACSFCPPTARTKNFMKLDTFNTILDEIKPHSNHIYLHVKGEPLLHPKIGELLDAAHAKGFKVNITTNGTLIHKAGPKILGKPALRQMNFSLHSFDGHEGSENREGYLSEIISFVREASAQGVIISFRLWNLTEDNLTNLEKNRNRETLAVLEEAFNLDFKIEEKVVPGSGVKVAPRVYLNQDHEFRWPALNEPEDDGKGFCHALRSQAAILVDGTVVPCCLDGEGVINLGNIHETPFSEIVEGERANNLFYGFSRREAVEELCRKCGYRQRFGT, from the coding sequence TTGAAGACTTTTAAAAAGGTATACATTGAAATAACAAGCGTCTGCAACCTGGCCTGCAGCTTTTGTCCACCAACCGCCCGAACGAAGAACTTTATGAAGCTCGATACTTTTAATACGATATTAGATGAAATTAAGCCACATAGTAATCATATTTACCTTCACGTAAAAGGTGAGCCATTGCTGCATCCCAAGATTGGTGAGCTGCTGGATGCGGCACATGCCAAAGGGTTCAAGGTCAATATTACTACCAATGGTACGTTAATTCATAAGGCTGGCCCTAAGATTCTCGGCAAACCTGCACTACGACAGATGAACTTCTCTCTGCATAGCTTTGATGGGCATGAAGGATCTGAGAACCGCGAAGGGTATTTGTCGGAGATTATTTCTTTTGTAAGGGAAGCCTCCGCGCAAGGGGTGATTATTTCCTTCCGGCTGTGGAATTTGACGGAGGATAATCTGACCAATCTGGAGAAGAATCGGAACCGTGAGACCCTTGCTGTGCTGGAGGAAGCCTTTAACCTTGATTTCAAGATCGAAGAAAAGGTTGTACCTGGCAGCGGCGTCAAGGTTGCCCCACGGGTATATCTCAATCAGGACCATGAGTTCCGATGGCCTGCACTGAATGAGCCGGAAGATGATGGAAAAGGGTTCTGTCATGCACTACGCAGCCAAGCGGCAATCCTTGTGGATGGTACCGTTGTACCGTGCTGTCTGGATGGTGAAGGAGTCATTAACCTCGGAAACATTCATGAGACTCCTTTCTCAGAAATCGTAGAGGGTGAGCGAGCGAACAATCTGTTTTACGGGTTCTCTCGTAGAGAGGCAGTAGAAGAGCTGTGCCGCAAGTGCGGATATCGGCAACGGTTCGGAACTTGA
- a CDS encoding class I SAM-dependent methyltransferase produces the protein MLKSLEAITLYREGIQDHLEDNHWLKLIVQAEEQIVNLERVESLEELDRRNPVLDYVERSLQLLDQLPRSIWIKELVEETLIWSETAKGGTLKERLLWQEEGINCFVHNIGSAQLYRKHLSGTVSDKSALVHRLIETHGLIGQQIRGEVPPEVNKPLRDLVEEQLLTAEELERLLTVLNHCIIGAVSPELWLNVEHEVKQLITLIASGELASPMPMKERLRRMRLGPISRGEDFTTEWAKLTQEGFHAERLESLSNTIFWYVESAMQTFSLEQFLKVMLLAAQRAQNEPLRHISFEQVMNSIYYDYKGVKKINVYKKRIIEKYLSELTWEDIEKGTLPDENPHLMLRPYAKEHLPDTVFFQFQFSAAAEKLIEFCMEAEKSPLYERAVLLLFDLFELRRDAFDRFHNEDTYLSQMNNTADYKAVILEHVIGKKVLDIGPGGGVLLDLLEERMPEVTPIGIDISSNVVEALRQRKQREGRQWEVLQGDALNLEDFVEAGTVGTVIFSSILHELYSYVPLNGKKFNHDTVSAALRSAFDVLSVGGVIIIRDGIMTEPTALLRKVRFLEEDGMAWLERYAKDFAGRQLQYQRLGEEEVLMPVNDAMEFLYTYTWGEEAYIHEVQEQFGYFTPTEFASFIEQTLGKQAKIEVFRHYLQEGYTEALRDRVRFMDESGQEVALPDSTCFIVIRKE, from the coding sequence ATGCTGAAATCGTTGGAAGCCATCACCTTATACCGTGAAGGAATACAAGATCATTTGGAGGATAACCACTGGCTGAAGCTTATTGTCCAAGCCGAGGAGCAGATTGTAAATTTGGAGCGAGTGGAATCTCTGGAGGAGTTGGACCGCAGGAATCCCGTGCTGGATTATGTGGAACGCAGTTTGCAGCTGCTAGACCAGCTTCCCCGTTCGATTTGGATCAAAGAGCTTGTGGAAGAAACATTAATCTGGTCAGAAACAGCTAAGGGTGGCACATTGAAGGAGCGGTTACTTTGGCAGGAGGAAGGCATTAACTGTTTTGTACATAACATTGGCTCCGCACAGTTATACAGGAAACATTTGAGCGGTACGGTCTCTGACAAAAGTGCACTGGTTCATCGGCTTATTGAAACCCATGGACTGATAGGACAGCAAATCCGTGGGGAGGTGCCTCCGGAAGTAAATAAGCCGCTTCGTGATCTTGTGGAGGAACAATTACTGACTGCCGAGGAACTTGAACGCTTGCTAACCGTACTCAATCATTGCATCATCGGAGCTGTATCTCCCGAGCTATGGCTGAATGTAGAGCATGAAGTGAAACAGCTTATCACTCTGATTGCATCCGGTGAACTTGCTAGTCCAATGCCGATGAAAGAAAGACTGCGCAGAATGCGGCTAGGTCCGATCTCTAGAGGAGAGGATTTCACTACAGAATGGGCAAAGCTGACACAGGAAGGCTTCCATGCGGAACGGTTGGAGTCTTTAAGTAACACTATCTTCTGGTATGTGGAATCTGCAATGCAGACCTTCTCGTTGGAGCAATTTCTGAAGGTGATGTTGCTTGCAGCTCAAAGGGCTCAGAATGAACCCCTACGCCATATCAGCTTCGAGCAGGTTATGAACAGCATTTACTATGACTACAAGGGTGTTAAGAAGATCAATGTTTATAAGAAGCGGATTATAGAAAAATATTTATCGGAGCTTACATGGGAGGATATCGAAAAAGGGACTTTACCTGATGAGAATCCTCATCTAATGCTTCGTCCATACGCTAAGGAACATCTGCCAGACACGGTGTTTTTTCAGTTCCAATTCTCGGCAGCGGCAGAGAAGCTGATCGAATTCTGTATGGAAGCTGAAAAATCGCCCTTGTATGAACGTGCTGTGTTGCTGTTATTCGACTTGTTCGAGCTACGCAGAGACGCCTTCGACCGTTTTCATAATGAAGATACCTACTTAAGTCAAATGAATAATACCGCAGATTATAAGGCTGTGATTCTGGAGCATGTCATTGGGAAAAAAGTGCTGGATATCGGCCCGGGCGGCGGTGTGCTGCTGGATTTGCTGGAAGAGCGGATGCCAGAGGTTACCCCTATCGGCATTGATATATCGAGCAATGTAGTGGAAGCTCTGCGGCAGCGCAAGCAACGGGAAGGTCGTCAGTGGGAGGTCCTGCAGGGAGATGCGTTGAACCTTGAAGATTTCGTAGAGGCTGGAACGGTGGGTACGGTAATTTTTTCTTCGATTTTGCATGAGCTATATTCTTATGTGCCGCTTAATGGTAAAAAGTTCAATCATGACACCGTCTCGGCCGCCCTGCGAAGTGCTTTTGATGTATTGTCAGTGGGCGGGGTTATCATTATCCGCGATGGGATAATGACCGAACCCACAGCATTGCTGCGGAAAGTTCGTTTTCTGGAGGAGGACGGTATGGCGTGGCTGGAGCGTTATGCGAAGGATTTTGCCGGACGTCAGCTTCAGTATCAGAGATTAGGGGAAGAAGAAGTGCTCATGCCTGTTAATGATGCCATGGAGTTTTTATATACGTATACCTGGGGCGAAGAGGCTTACATTCATGAAGTACAGGAACAGTTTGGTTATTTTACCCCTACGGAGTTTGCCTCATTTATTGAACAGACTTTAGGAAAGCAGGCGAAGATTGAAGTCTTCCGGCATTATTTGCAAGAAGGTTATACCGAAGCGCTGCGCGATAGAGTAAGGTTCATGGATGAGAGCGGACAGGAAGTGGCCTTGCCAGACAGCACCTGCTTTATCGTGATTCGGAAGGAATAG
- a CDS encoding AraC family transcriptional regulator — protein MDRTTQSLLKEDRVHGDSMFPLAAYWIELPAGTHVLDTHWHEEAEFFMLLEGEILFQVDTEYFPLKAGEAVFIESGDIHAAYVLNEDTPCKFCALVFLPDLLASAQYDTIQQNTILPLQEKRQSFPRHLTPAVKWQHELLGHLERMMDAYAAQSPGFEAFIKGTLLIMLSLIAPEDRFVNRSQLDDADTTKINRLKKIILYIQDNYQEPIRTRDLSDLIPMSEGQFCRFFKEMTRKTPVDYINSYRIRQAADLLQQSNRKISDIAFEVGFDNVSYFIKVFRRAMKCSPSEFRKGSR, from the coding sequence ATGGACCGTACAACCCAGAGTTTGCTAAAAGAAGACAGAGTGCATGGCGATAGCATGTTTCCGCTTGCAGCTTATTGGATAGAATTACCAGCTGGAACACATGTCCTCGATACCCATTGGCATGAAGAAGCGGAGTTTTTTATGCTGCTCGAAGGAGAAATTCTGTTTCAGGTGGATACCGAATATTTCCCACTTAAAGCCGGTGAGGCTGTATTTATCGAGTCCGGTGATATTCACGCTGCCTATGTACTGAACGAAGATACGCCTTGCAAATTTTGTGCGCTCGTGTTTCTTCCTGATCTTCTCGCTAGTGCCCAATATGATACGATCCAGCAGAACACCATCTTACCCCTTCAGGAGAAAAGACAAAGCTTTCCTCGCCACCTAACACCGGCTGTAAAATGGCAGCATGAACTTCTCGGGCACTTAGAACGCATGATGGACGCCTACGCTGCGCAATCTCCCGGGTTTGAAGCTTTTATTAAAGGCACGTTACTCATCATGCTCTCGCTGATTGCTCCAGAGGATCGTTTTGTAAACCGCAGCCAGCTGGATGACGCTGATACTACTAAGATCAATCGACTTAAGAAGATTATTCTCTATATTCAGGATAACTATCAGGAGCCGATTCGAACTCGGGACCTCTCCGACCTTATCCCCATGAGTGAAGGACAGTTCTGCCGCTTTTTCAAAGAAATGACCCGTAAGACTCCAGTAGATTACATTAACTCTTACCGAATTCGCCAAGCCGCCGATCTACTGCAACAAAGCAACAGAAAAATATCCGACATCGCATTCGAGGTCGGATTTGATAATGTGAGCTATTTTATTAAAGTGTTTCGCAGAGCGATGAAATGCTCGCCTTCGGAGTTTAGGAAGGGGTCCCGTTGA
- the yicI gene encoding alpha-xylosidase: MKFTDGLWLVRDGITINGAVQNYVVEKTPDGLTAITQTTPITGRSATLNSTLLTVKFHSPLPGVVGVKIIHHDGVQERGPVFELTKGTGDHVKIEENDSETVLISGGLRVVIRKGQQWAVDFYRGDERITGSGFKSMAYITDQDGNTYMREELDLGVGEFVYGLGERFTAFVKNGQTVDLWNKDGGTSSEQAYKNVPFYVSSKGYGVFVNHPELVSYEIASEKVKKAQFSVAGESLEYFVIDGPTIKEVISNYTSLTGKPALPPAWTFGLWLTTSFTTDYDEATVNSFVDGMAERDLPLSVFHFDCFWMREYQWTDFQWDERVFPDPVGMLKRLKDKGLKICVWINSYIGQRSRLFEEGKKNGYLLKKPNGDVYQCDLWQAGMALVDFTNPAACEWYAGYLRDLVDMGVDSFKTDFGERIPTDVVYFDGSDPMKMHNYYTQLYNKVVFEVLEEKLGKNEAALFARSATAGGQQFPVHWGGDCYADYESMAESLRGGLSLGLSGFGFWSHDIGGFENTAPAHVFKRWLAFGLLSSHSRLHGSTSYRVPWAYDDEACDVTRFFTKLKCSLMPYLYDVAGQAHEHGWASMRAMVMEFPEDPTCEVLDRQYMLGESLLVAPIFQENGEAKYYLPAGRWTHLLTGETVQGGSWRKEKYDFFSLPLFVRQNSLLAIGSVDNKPDYDYANGVKFGLYSLEDGTTTSATVRDLKGAPELTVKADRKGSTVTVTAEGSGKEFSLSLKDLGAIASVEGAEQVDETTVKVNAGAKTVSFTITLK; encoded by the coding sequence ATGAAATTTACTGATGGTCTCTGGCTGGTGCGTGATGGTATCACGATTAACGGTGCAGTTCAAAATTATGTTGTAGAAAAGACTCCAGATGGATTAACAGCAATTACTCAAACAACTCCAATCACAGGGCGTTCAGCGACGCTGAATTCAACCCTGCTTACTGTAAAATTTCATTCCCCGCTTCCAGGTGTGGTAGGGGTTAAGATTATTCATCATGATGGCGTACAAGAACGCGGTCCAGTCTTCGAACTCACGAAAGGTACTGGAGATCACGTTAAGATTGAAGAAAACGATTCCGAAACTGTGCTGATCAGCGGCGGACTTCGTGTAGTGATTCGCAAAGGCCAACAATGGGCTGTGGATTTCTATCGTGGAGACGAGAGAATTACAGGCAGCGGTTTCAAGTCCATGGCTTATATCACGGATCAAGACGGCAACACGTATATGCGTGAAGAGCTGGATCTCGGTGTAGGTGAATTCGTTTACGGTTTGGGCGAGCGTTTTACCGCTTTTGTAAAGAATGGACAGACCGTAGATCTTTGGAACAAAGACGGTGGTACTAGCTCCGAGCAAGCTTATAAGAATGTTCCTTTCTATGTAAGCAGCAAAGGCTATGGCGTATTTGTTAACCACCCTGAGTTGGTTTCTTATGAGATCGCTTCGGAAAAAGTGAAAAAAGCGCAATTCAGCGTAGCTGGAGAAAGCTTAGAATACTTCGTGATTGATGGTCCTACCATCAAAGAAGTTATCAGCAACTACACATCACTTACTGGCAAACCTGCACTTCCTCCAGCTTGGACATTCGGCCTGTGGCTGACGACCTCTTTCACTACCGACTACGATGAAGCAACCGTAAACTCCTTCGTAGATGGTATGGCAGAGCGCGATCTGCCGCTGAGCGTATTCCACTTCGATTGTTTCTGGATGCGTGAATATCAATGGACCGATTTCCAGTGGGATGAGCGCGTATTCCCTGACCCAGTAGGCATGCTGAAACGACTGAAAGATAAAGGGCTGAAGATCTGCGTATGGATCAACTCTTATATCGGGCAACGTTCCCGCTTGTTTGAAGAAGGCAAGAAAAATGGTTATCTGCTCAAAAAACCTAACGGTGACGTTTATCAATGTGATTTGTGGCAAGCAGGTATGGCACTGGTGGACTTCACCAACCCTGCGGCTTGTGAATGGTATGCCGGCTATCTGCGTGATTTGGTAGATATGGGCGTAGATAGCTTCAAGACAGACTTCGGCGAGCGTATTCCTACAGATGTAGTTTACTTCGATGGATCTGATCCGATGAAAATGCACAACTACTACACTCAATTGTACAACAAGGTTGTATTTGAAGTGCTAGAAGAGAAGCTTGGTAAAAATGAAGCGGCATTGTTCGCACGTTCTGCAACTGCCGGTGGCCAACAGTTCCCAGTTCACTGGGGCGGTGACTGCTACGCAGATTATGAATCCATGGCAGAGAGCCTTCGCGGTGGATTGTCTCTAGGATTGTCTGGTTTCGGTTTCTGGAGTCATGATATCGGTGGCTTTGAGAACACGGCTCCGGCACATGTATTTAAACGCTGGTTGGCGTTTGGACTATTGTCCAGTCACAGCCGTCTGCATGGTAGCACTTCGTACCGTGTGCCTTGGGCTTATGATGATGAAGCTTGTGATGTTACCCGTTTCTTCACCAAACTCAAATGTAGCTTGATGCCTTATCTGTATGATGTAGCAGGACAGGCTCATGAACATGGCTGGGCTTCTATGCGGGCTATGGTTATGGAATTCCCGGAAGATCCTACTTGCGAAGTGTTGGATCGTCAATACATGCTAGGTGAATCCTTGCTTGTAGCCCCAATCTTCCAAGAAAACGGCGAAGCGAAGTACTACTTGCCGGCTGGGCGCTGGACTCACTTGCTTACTGGTGAAACCGTACAAGGTGGATCATGGCGCAAAGAGAAATATGATTTCTTTAGCCTGCCACTATTCGTTCGCCAGAATTCCTTGCTGGCAATCGGCAGTGTGGATAACAAACCGGATTACGACTATGCGAATGGCGTTAAATTCGGCTTATATTCACTTGAAGATGGCACTACGACTTCTGCAACCGTTCGTGATCTCAAAGGTGCTCCTGAATTGACTGTGAAGGCTGACCGTAAAGGCAGTACGGTAACAGTTACTGCGGAAGGTAGCGGTAAAGAATTCTCGCTTTCACTTAAAGATCTGGGAGCTATCGCTTCTGTAGAAGGTGCAGAGCAAGTAGATGAAACTACAGTAAAAGTAAACGCAGGTGCAAAAACCGTATCGTTTACGATTACATTGAAATAA
- a CDS encoding SGNH/GDSL hydrolase family protein: protein MDTNLTKGSGVLNQTEYTSATVLSTAANFIMNRQEPFTHTFRTYIRLRENGTLKLKFWHSNAVDSTWDQGQEAVGSEPGGDWVIETAYIADGGTEPDGTIAENTQHALTFEGKASKTVAAGECFWSDETSIVLPEGHYLAFTWTIKTLTAGKSIPFNVEGMLVSAYDASGNLAAQQSADGFTASDNLLVLPSFIGYKKSVTKKLVFLGDSITQGVRTLKDEYEYWVARIADGLGTDIGVWNLGSGWARAYDVAADGPWLNKTKQSDEVMIVLGVNDIDIGCRSADELLGDLQTIISKIKGANAEANIILSTVPPFNFQGEREETWRKVNREILSNPPIGVSRVFDIASLLSLPAPDDHRIRPEFMSGTDDPHPNGIAGKTVADAFLKI from the coding sequence ATGGATACTAATTTAACAAAGGGAAGTGGAGTATTGAACCAGACGGAATATACCTCAGCAACGGTTCTTTCAACTGCAGCGAATTTTATAATGAATAGGCAAGAACCATTTACGCATACCTTCCGGACTTATATTCGTTTAAGGGAAAATGGTACGTTGAAGTTGAAGTTCTGGCATAGCAACGCGGTGGATTCTACATGGGATCAAGGGCAAGAAGCTGTAGGCAGTGAACCTGGAGGCGACTGGGTTATCGAGACAGCTTATATCGCTGACGGAGGAACAGAACCAGACGGAACAATAGCTGAGAATACACAGCATGCACTTACCTTTGAGGGCAAAGCCTCAAAAACCGTTGCGGCTGGCGAATGTTTCTGGAGTGATGAGACAAGCATTGTTCTGCCGGAGGGTCATTACTTGGCGTTTACGTGGACGATTAAGACACTCACTGCAGGTAAATCGATTCCTTTCAATGTTGAAGGGATGCTGGTTTCAGCTTATGACGCGTCCGGAAATCTTGCCGCACAACAATCAGCGGATGGTTTTACAGCGTCTGATAATCTTTTGGTACTGCCAAGCTTCATTGGGTATAAGAAATCTGTTACCAAGAAACTAGTATTCTTGGGGGATTCGATTACTCAAGGTGTGCGGACATTAAAGGATGAGTACGAATATTGGGTCGCGAGAATTGCGGATGGTCTTGGCACGGATATTGGTGTATGGAATCTCGGCTCTGGCTGGGCTAGAGCTTATGATGTCGCTGCAGATGGTCCATGGCTAAACAAAACTAAGCAAAGTGATGAAGTGATGATCGTACTCGGAGTAAATGATATTGATATTGGCTGCCGTTCGGCGGACGAGCTTCTTGGTGACTTGCAGACCATTATTTCTAAGATCAAGGGGGCAAATGCTGAAGCTAATATTATTCTAAGTACGGTGCCACCGTTCAATTTTCAGGGTGAAAGAGAAGAAACTTGGCGCAAGGTGAATCGTGAGATTTTGTCTAATCCGCCTATAGGTGTGAGCCGGGTGTTTGATATAGCAAGCCTATTGTCATTGCCTGCACCAGACGATCACCGGATCAGACCAGAGTTTATGAGTGGAACAGACGACCCGCATCCGAACGGCATAGCCGGTAAGACGGTCGCGGACGCCTTTTTAAAAATATAA
- a CDS encoding helix-turn-helix domain-containing protein produces the protein MKALIVDDEARVRKAVRLLVDWDAHQINEILEAGNGNEAIEIIRQAKPALVIMDMMMESGNGVELMTWVNEFAGNIKFIVVSGHNDFEFVRQTVRHGGIDYILKPIEAEAINVAVAKAVAAWRSEEADRSERQKQSIQLNEFKPIYGEKLLSALIDDPINSELSLRRLRSDGIIPENVLSSRLILVQTDTGNNLLLNRFGGDTGLLNYAIVNICNEFLQGQRKGVAFRYWGGPSEIAIILWDIQTSVVELIGRINQGIYSTLQVRMHFGISCIGNLPKQLSYQRAEVAEALQRRNLLIHEDYCHFSTSSEEFKERNETAKTEIQGHASPTIFAHVKEDWKMAVISGSTDVLSAAAQHWVDELSRCGIVTPEILNSWKNDALLFRSQLVRETLGPDADSALVELEQADQLHPAPYTNGYSFSLFAWRDWSFDLMERISEVIAAKQAKESNPMHDIVKYIELNYASDLSLQEIAGKFFVSREYISRRFKQEYGINFSDFIVNVRIDKAKLLMQNPRLKLSQISEMVGFHDVKYFSKVFKKQVGVSPKDYRNQFKI, from the coding sequence ATGAAGGCGTTAATTGTTGATGACGAGGCGAGAGTCAGAAAAGCTGTTAGACTTCTTGTCGACTGGGACGCACATCAAATCAATGAAATTCTGGAAGCCGGAAACGGAAATGAAGCTATTGAGATCATTCGGCAAGCGAAACCAGCCTTGGTCATTATGGACATGATGATGGAATCCGGTAATGGCGTAGAATTAATGACATGGGTTAACGAATTTGCCGGCAACATCAAATTCATTGTGGTTAGCGGACATAATGATTTCGAGTTCGTGCGCCAGACTGTACGTCATGGTGGAATTGACTATATCCTTAAGCCCATTGAAGCGGAGGCAATCAATGTAGCAGTCGCTAAGGCAGTGGCTGCCTGGCGTTCAGAGGAAGCTGACCGTAGCGAACGCCAGAAGCAGAGCATCCAGCTTAATGAGTTCAAGCCCATCTATGGAGAAAAGCTGCTGTCCGCACTAATCGATGATCCGATCAACTCGGAATTATCTCTTCGAAGGTTGCGAAGCGATGGCATTATCCCGGAAAACGTCCTCTCTTCGCGCCTAATACTGGTGCAGACAGATACAGGAAATAATCTCCTACTTAACCGTTTTGGAGGAGACACCGGTCTCCTGAACTACGCTATCGTCAATATTTGTAATGAATTTTTGCAAGGTCAGCGTAAGGGTGTGGCTTTTCGTTACTGGGGAGGTCCTTCGGAGATTGCCATCATTCTATGGGATATCCAAACGTCTGTTGTCGAGCTTATAGGGAGAATTAATCAGGGGATCTACTCTACTTTGCAGGTCCGAATGCATTTCGGAATTAGCTGCATCGGTAACCTACCTAAGCAATTATCTTATCAGCGTGCAGAGGTGGCTGAGGCCTTACAGCGTAGAAATTTATTAATTCATGAGGATTACTGCCATTTTTCTACTTCCTCCGAAGAGTTTAAAGAGCGCAATGAAACCGCAAAGACAGAAATTCAAGGACATGCATCGCCGACGATCTTCGCACATGTGAAGGAAGATTGGAAAATGGCGGTCATCAGCGGAAGCACTGATGTATTGTCCGCGGCAGCACAGCACTGGGTGGACGAGCTTAGCCGATGCGGAATTGTTACACCAGAGATTCTAAACTCGTGGAAGAATGATGCACTCTTATTTCGTTCCCAGTTGGTACGGGAAACGTTAGGCCCTGATGCCGATAGCGCACTAGTCGAGTTAGAACAGGCCGATCAGCTTCACCCAGCTCCTTATACGAATGGTTACTCGTTCTCCTTATTTGCTTGGCGTGACTGGTCATTTGATCTGATGGAGCGAATATCAGAAGTGATAGCCGCTAAACAAGCTAAAGAAAGCAATCCTATGCATGATATCGTGAAATATATCGAACTTAATTATGCCTCTGATCTATCCTTGCAGGAGATTGCCGGAAAGTTCTTTGTTAGCCGCGAATATATTTCACGCCGATTCAAACAGGAATACGGCATTAATTTCTCCGATTTCATCGTTAACGTCCGGATAGATAAAGCTAAATTGCTTATGCAGAACCCTCGTCTAAAGCTGTCGCAAATTTCCGAAATGGTGGGGTTTCATGATGTGAAGTATTTTAGCAAGGTATTCAAGAAACAGGTTGGTGTATCACCCAAGGACTATCGAAACCAGTTTAAAATTTAA